One window from the genome of Nicotiana sylvestris chromosome 9, ASM39365v2, whole genome shotgun sequence encodes:
- the LOC104238184 gene encoding uncharacterized protein gives MLTSSKSNHFRSISLPGRSQSNHVRSICLPGTSYQTTERVKQAINNLQKLEISTASTAEIMYNGLLGVEELYKCMNELLNLPQTLQAFSQYRLGKMVENLLDKSVRLLDLCGTTRELVSQYKENVRDLQSSLKRRKKDSTTETSIAKFTAFGQKIKKEAKRLVLVLKQMDQEAEGGFVPKDADQDTVDMIKTLKEANAMRISIFQMFLSFLSVPLLKPKLSKWSLVSRLVNKGRLACEVQEEKMNLETRLESFEGHLDNFENGLEGIYRCMSRSRSSLLNILKELGFSTPMWFNLELCREKKETAVEKLLGELCLFRKSPNVRAPYYIGRHSFS, from the coding sequence ATGCTTACTTCTTCAAAATCTAACCATTTTCGATCGATTAGTTTGCCTGGAAGATCACAATCTAACCATGTTAGATCGATATGTTTGCCTGGAACATCGTATCAAACAACTGAACGAGTTAAACAGGCGATCAATAATCTACAAAAGTTGGAAATATCAACTGCGTCAACAGCAGAGATTATGTACAATGGTTTACTTGGTGTAGAGGAGTTATATAAGTGCATGAATGAGTTACTTAACTTGCCTCAAACACTTCAAGCATTTTCCCAATATCGACTTGGGAAAATGGTTGAAAATTTATTGGATAAATCCGTGAGGCTTCTTGATCTTTGTGGAACAACAAGGGAACTTGTTTCACAATATAAAGAAAATGTAAGAGACCTTCAATCGTCACTCAAAAGGAGGAAAAAAGATTCAACAACAGAAACCAGCATAGCCAAATTCACCGCCTTCGGCCAGAAGATTAAGAAGGAAGCTAAAAGATTAGTTTTGGTCTTAAAGCAAATGGATCAAGAAGCTGAGGGAGGATTTGTACCAAAAGATGCAGATCAGGACACAGTAGATATGATTAAAACACTAAAGGAAGCTAATGCAATGCGCATTTCTATTTTTCAAATGTTCTTGTCTTTCTTGTCTGTTCCACTTTTGAAGCCAAAGTTATCTAAATGGTCATTGGTTTCAAGATTGGTAAATAAAGGAAGATTAGCATGTGAAGTTCAAGAAGAGAAAATGAACTTGGAAACTAGGTTGGAATCATTTGAGGGTCATCTTGATAACTTTGAAAATGGATTGGAAGGAATATATAGGTGCATGAGTAGATCAAGAAGCTCTCTCTTGAATATTTTGAAGGAACTCGGATTCAGTACGCCGATGTGGTTCAACCTGGAATTATgtagagagaaaaaagagacGGCCGTTGAAAAACTACTCGGAGAGTTATGTCTTTTCAGAAAAAGTCCTAATGTTAGAGCTCCTTATTATATAGGTAGACATTCTTTttcttaa